A single genomic interval of Pyrus communis chromosome 7, drPyrComm1.1, whole genome shotgun sequence harbors:
- the LOC137739036 gene encoding major latex allergen Hev b 5-like, whose product MATAQVVSAKTALPVEDTTHHEESAKAQEAIITATTEEVAPTEVAEEPKEVAETVVASGEEVPKAEAEASKDEENLVAKDEEAQVEAETREVKVEEPKEVVGVEKEEEPTLEKSTTTEEETTTPNYKVAPEPEPEPVLVSEAKDKENTAEIPPVAPVTPEAPVEESAVEAPKEEVVVKEEEKAADDAEEKAGTEAPVEKAE is encoded by the exons ATGGCCACTGCTCAG GTTGTATCAGCAAAGACAGCTCTTCCTGTAGAGGATACAACTCATCACGAGGAATCAGCTAAGGCTCAAGAGGCTATTATCACTGCTACTACAGAAGAAGTAGCACCAACTGAAGTTGCGGAGGAGCCAAAGGAAGTTGCAGAGACTGTTGTGGCTTCTGGGGAAGAAGTACCTAAGGCTGAGGCGGAGGCTTCAAAAGACGAGGAAAACCTAGTTGCAAAAGATGAGGAAGCCCAAGTCGAAGCTGAGACAAGGGAAGTGAAGGTAGAGGAGCCCAAGGAAGTTGTAGGAgtcgaaaaagaagaagaaccaACTCTGGAGAAGAGTACTACAACTGAAGAGGAAACTACTACGCCTAATTATAAGGTAGCCCCTGAGCCAGAACCAGAACCAGTGCTTGTGTCGGAGGCCAAGGACAAGGAGAATACTGCTGAAATTCCTCCGGTGGCACCAGTTACACCGGAGGCACCGGTGGAAGAATCAGCAGTTGAAGCCCCTAAAGAGGAAGTAGTAgttaaggaagaagagaaggcaGCTGATGATGCTGAGGAGAAAGCTGGTACTGAAGCCCCGGTGGAGAAGGCTGAGTGA